From Leptolyngbya sp. NIES-3755, one genomic window encodes:
- a CDS encoding hypothetical protein (similar to AA sequence:cyanobase_aa:cce_2381) — protein sequence MLNLKSWFLLPFIVAASCTTVAAHPSPELQSCPDSDRPVEQANLQVKQRANQLQRDRSEFFGQKVIDSVSDRRITLTTAFDSLSGQDKRQVLRTLKLEGSTYEVYSADARLVSTQYDRCTHTYLLSERDRFRWYYTRNPIQLPTIEQLNEALRNAGRPSWRKVNQSISPENERRARVKFWQAIGYDKVNQGWWIAWVPEGGYFEINIRSTDSLARVKPYLATAFRQYRYVVVHTDGTPLYDTAVLGNPWMLLLGKTSAPAGWRVGACDRDGSLLCVDRAQTRLGSIELQRWRYSDDKLLLLAREFDQYGLVPGLFTYANSRDKENVLTALRAVIADDYKTIERERTSKYGKGYRIQIQPPEEVKFGSVPGLRYGFQGIDAAGRVREKSVSYMAFEGEELKIVRTGFDPSAQSSVFRELANLEQFEPHLRTIVENLK from the coding sequence ATGCTGAATCTTAAATCATGGTTTCTTCTACCCTTTATTGTTGCTGCTTCTTGCACCACGGTCGCGGCTCATCCTTCTCCAGAACTGCAAAGCTGTCCTGACTCAGATCGCCCCGTTGAACAAGCTAACCTCCAAGTCAAACAACGCGCCAATCAGTTGCAGCGCGATCGAAGTGAGTTCTTTGGACAAAAAGTAATCGATTCAGTAAGCGATCGACGCATTACATTAACGACCGCTTTTGACAGCTTGAGCGGACAGGATAAGCGGCAAGTTCTCCGCACGCTAAAGCTAGAAGGCTCAACCTACGAAGTCTATTCAGCAGATGCGCGACTAGTTTCGACGCAATATGATCGTTGTACTCATACTTACCTGTTGAGTGAAAGAGATCGCTTTCGTTGGTATTACACTCGAAATCCCATTCAACTGCCAACGATCGAACAGTTGAACGAGGCGTTACGCAATGCAGGACGACCCTCATGGCGCAAAGTGAATCAAAGCATTTCTCCTGAAAACGAACGTCGTGCCAGGGTCAAATTTTGGCAGGCTATCGGCTACGACAAAGTAAATCAAGGCTGGTGGATCGCTTGGGTTCCAGAAGGGGGCTACTTTGAAATCAACATTCGCAGCACAGATAGTTTGGCACGGGTCAAGCCTTATTTAGCCACTGCATTTCGGCAGTATCGTTATGTTGTCGTTCACACCGATGGAACGCCACTCTATGACACTGCGGTTTTGGGCAATCCGTGGATGCTACTGCTTGGAAAAACTTCTGCGCCTGCGGGGTGGCGAGTTGGTGCGTGCGATCGTGATGGTTCTTTGCTGTGTGTCGATCGCGCTCAAACTCGTTTAGGCAGTATTGAGTTGCAGCGTTGGCGGTACAGTGATGATAAGCTCCTGCTCCTAGCGCGGGAGTTTGATCAGTATGGATTAGTTCCAGGATTGTTTACCTATGCAAATTCACGCGATAAAGAGAATGTGCTAACTGCATTGAGAGCGGTGATTGCAGATGACTACAAAACGATCGAACGTGAACGCACAAGTAAGTATGGCAAGGGCTATAGAATTCAGATTCAGCCGCCTGAAGAAGTGAAGTTTGGTTCAGTTCCCGGATTGCGGTACGGCTTTCAAGGGATTGATGCGGCAGGTAGAGTTCGCGAGAAGTCTGTGAGCTATATGGCTTTCGAGGGTGAGGAGTTGAAGATTGTAAGGACGGGCTTTGATCCATCCGCACAGAGTAGCGTGTTTAGGGAACTTGCAAATTTAGAGCAGTTTGAGCCGCACCTCAGAACGATCGTCGAGAATCTCAAGTAG
- a CDS encoding hypothetical protein (similar to AA sequence:cyanobase_aa:AM1_2609), whose product MTLRGIRHIQQEPIWGGSEDTAAALRGACALGLVRMNYPQVMSELADLLADPKPEARMAAARAIAYSEDLLAGVPLLRLRIQVGDTAPVLSDCFLALLQLSPESSSLALIRRFLTADLNEVAEVAALALGESRLPEAFPVLQNWWQRTRITELRRTALTAIALLRQDDADTLRVSRRQRVSVVTDSGGWACGCERSDLCTQHLSSRP is encoded by the coding sequence ATGACCCTCAGAGGCATTCGGCATATTCAGCAAGAGCCAATTTGGGGCGGTTCAGAAGATACAGCCGCCGCGTTGCGAGGCGCTTGTGCTTTGGGCTTGGTGAGAATGAATTACCCACAGGTGATGAGCGAGTTGGCAGATTTACTCGCTGACCCAAAACCGGAGGCGCGAATGGCGGCAGCAAGAGCGATCGCGTACAGCGAAGATTTACTAGCGGGTGTCCCTTTATTGCGTCTCCGAATCCAGGTTGGTGACACTGCACCTGTGCTGTCAGACTGTTTCCTGGCATTGCTTCAACTCTCCCCGGAATCGTCGTCGCTGGCTCTGATTCGTCGCTTTCTCACCGCTGACTTGAATGAAGTGGCTGAAGTTGCGGCATTGGCATTGGGCGAATCTCGATTGCCCGAAGCTTTTCCCGTTTTGCAAAACTGGTGGCAACGAACCCGGATTACCGAATTGCGACGAACGGCATTGACCGCAATCGCATTACTTCGACAAGACGATGCGGACACGCTTCGCGTGAGCCGAAGGCAACGCGTTTCTGTTGTCACTGATTCGGGAGGGTGGGCTTGCGGATGCGAAAGAAGCGATCTCTGCACTCAGCATCTATCGTCAAGACCCTGA
- a CDS encoding XisI protein (similar to AA sequence:cyanobase_aa:Cyan7425_3080): protein MESQSSVTLNPSQPRVAHKMCQQIIMDTLLAAIPENLMPETLRVVPIFDQQRDRYQLICQGWTAGEKRVFYPVIHIEINQGLIWIQHNQSDLDVGESLSDRGIPKSQIVLGLHPPSIRPLNPAYASGS, encoded by the coding sequence ATGGAATCCCAATCCTCGGTGACACTCAATCCGTCTCAGCCAAGGGTGGCTCACAAGATGTGTCAGCAAATCATTATGGATACTTTGTTGGCGGCGATTCCTGAAAATCTGATGCCAGAGACATTACGGGTCGTTCCCATCTTCGATCAACAGCGCGATCGCTATCAGCTGATTTGCCAGGGCTGGACTGCGGGCGAGAAACGAGTGTTTTACCCTGTGATTCACATCGAAATAAATCAGGGTCTCATTTGGATTCAGCACAATCAGAGCGATCTCGATGTGGGAGAGAGCCTTTCTGATCGCGGGATTCCGAAATCTCAAATCGTGTTAGGGCTGCACCCGCCTTCTATCCGACCATTGAATCCAGCTTATGCGAGCGGAAGTTGA
- a CDS encoding hypothetical protein (similar to AA sequence:cyanobase_aa:LBDG_49650) — MMKQTLILMSFLVASPAIVLADSPAVQAQQQSNWQSFLRRVVSRSPLPRKRGGGRDPYYGWKVLTPGVQSKQIWALQPSLVWQSEPNASFVPDRVEILLRSSNSPIWSQRAQLNRTIPITAKLEPGKAYFLRLVKWNADLKKDETIVGWDFEVMSIAQRQKVTTALNRIDNKLKPLARLQRRIEVFASYGLWSDVIQEIDRSTLPARDRQAAMNELLTQLEDAESNRTGK; from the coding sequence ATGATGAAACAAACTCTAATTCTGATGAGCTTCCTGGTTGCCTCTCCAGCCATCGTGCTAGCTGATTCTCCTGCTGTTCAAGCACAACAACAGTCAAACTGGCAATCCTTTCTTCGGCGTGTTGTTTCTCGTTCTCCGCTTCCTCGAAAAAGAGGAGGGGGTCGCGATCCGTATTACGGTTGGAAAGTGCTAACCCCTGGTGTACAGTCAAAACAGATTTGGGCGCTGCAACCAAGCTTAGTCTGGCAAAGTGAACCAAACGCGAGCTTTGTTCCCGATCGTGTAGAGATTCTTCTAAGAAGTTCAAATTCTCCGATTTGGAGCCAACGGGCGCAACTGAATCGAACGATTCCAATTACAGCTAAATTAGAACCTGGTAAAGCCTACTTTTTGAGATTAGTAAAGTGGAATGCTGATCTTAAAAAAGACGAAACTATCGTGGGTTGGGACTTTGAAGTGATGTCGATCGCTCAACGTCAAAAAGTTACCACAGCACTCAACCGCATCGATAACAAGCTCAAACCTCTAGCACGATTACAGCGACGGATTGAGGTGTTTGCGAGTTACGGCTTGTGGTCTGATGTGATTCAGGAGATTGATCGATCGACTCTGCCTGCTCGCGATCGACAAGCAGCAATGAACGAGTTGCTCACTCAACTAGAGGATGCTGAATCAAACCGTACTGGAAAATAA
- a CDS encoding hypothetical protein (hypothetical protein Aazo_1391;~similar to AA sequence:cyanobase_aa:LBDG_05730), whose protein sequence is MTARSKLTIMNSYKLISIALIGLIQACNVSTPSSVTTQSSAAPITKTATVPQSNQPTSEAQTAKRPNLPAFCNRSEYKLFFEKFVLGKDEQGNDLRAIYTADRIEVRDYDNPAQVLEVLRRQDDEFSIDLIDTRWVQLVPSSVDDSPYTRLKVDIEQTSADTFRVNYIKAQYKYTGDITGTESEEIIQTYGNPSAYIFQHQNGCWTLTQKLQSTRNVTSASPTNPDTLGLNQTALTRYFSR, encoded by the coding sequence ATGACCGCTCGATCTAAACTCACAATCATGAATTCTTACAAATTAATATCGATCGCTCTCATTGGACTGATTCAAGCTTGTAATGTCAGCACTCCTTCCTCAGTTACAACACAATCTAGCGCTGCACCCATTACCAAAACTGCAACTGTTCCTCAATCTAATCAGCCGACCTCTGAAGCTCAAACTGCAAAACGCCCGAATCTACCTGCTTTCTGCAATCGGTCTGAATACAAGCTCTTTTTCGAGAAGTTTGTTTTAGGCAAAGACGAACAAGGCAATGATCTTCGAGCGATCTATACTGCCGATCGCATTGAGGTTCGAGACTATGACAATCCTGCTCAGGTGCTAGAAGTTCTGCGTCGTCAAGACGATGAATTTAGCATTGACTTAATCGACACTCGCTGGGTTCAACTTGTGCCATCGAGTGTAGACGATAGCCCCTACACAAGACTCAAAGTTGATATCGAGCAGACCAGTGCAGACACATTTCGCGTCAACTACATCAAAGCACAATACAAATACACTGGAGATATCACCGGAACCGAATCCGAAGAGATCATCCAAACCTACGGAAATCCAAGTGCTTACATTTTTCAGCACCAAAACGGCTGTTGGACATTGACTCAAAAATTGCAATCCACAAGGAACGTAACTTCAGCATCTCCAACGAATCCAGACACCTTGGGGCTAAATCAAACTGCATTGACGAGGTATTTTTCACGGTAA
- a CDS encoding insertion element protein (similar to AA sequence:cyanobase_aa:LBDG_57050), translating into MVLEPVCCPSCNSTNVVKNGKSDEGKQRYRCRNTACSRRSFIREYSYRGYLPEVKQQISDMAVNGSGIRDTARVLKISPTTVIEELKKRSPSRTSQHRATTADGKSATDRDGGQS; encoded by the coding sequence ATGGTACTTGAACCCGTTTGCTGCCCAAGCTGTAACAGTACGAACGTTGTCAAAAATGGCAAGAGTGACGAAGGCAAACAGCGTTATCGTTGTCGCAATACCGCTTGCTCTCGCCGTTCTTTCATCCGAGAGTACAGCTATCGGGGATATTTGCCAGAAGTCAAGCAGCAAATCAGCGATATGGCGGTGAACGGCAGTGGCATTCGGGATACGGCAAGAGTGCTGAAAATTAGCCCAACCACTGTGATTGAAGAACTAAAAAAAAGATCGCCATCTCGAACAAGTCAACACCGCGCTACTACAGCAGATGGAAAGTCCGCCACCGATCGCGATGGTGGTCAAAGTTGA
- a CDS encoding hypothetical protein (hypothetical protein ACCM5_26612;~similar to AA sequence:cyanobase_aa:LBDG_49510) — MLNTKFLQAPIIISSLGALLLSVLPAMARPATVVTNANLRSSASSTAPVIDSVGRNGTVEVLNAALDDRGWTWYYVQSAIEGTENGWLRYDMVRFNPTDRTYAMLKGDRDSQINVRSAPTTTSRILHYGIGGDIVEIDDGRTQREGSYSWYWVTFPNQASGWVRGDLLSRMD; from the coding sequence ATGCTCAATACAAAATTCCTTCAGGCTCCAATCATCATCAGTAGTCTTGGAGCGTTGTTACTCTCCGTTCTGCCTGCAATGGCGCGTCCCGCTACAGTTGTAACCAATGCCAATCTACGATCGAGTGCATCCAGCACGGCTCCAGTGATCGACTCCGTGGGTCGGAACGGCACGGTTGAAGTTCTCAATGCAGCACTCGACGATAGGGGTTGGACATGGTACTACGTCCAATCTGCGATCGAAGGAACCGAAAACGGTTGGCTGCGCTACGACATGGTTAGATTCAATCCAACCGATCGCACCTATGCAATGTTAAAAGGCGATCGCGACAGTCAAATCAATGTTCGCTCGGCTCCGACCACGACCTCTCGCATCCTGCACTATGGAATTGGTGGAGATATTGTCGAGATTGACGATGGACGAACCCAGCGAGAAGGAAGCTATTCCTGGTATTGGGTTACTTTTCCAAATCAGGCTTCGGGCTGGGTTCGAGGCGATCTACTTAGCAGAATGGACTAA
- a CDS encoding hypothetical protein (similar to AA sequence:cyanobase_aa:Aazo_2354), giving the protein MATSKPSVVAYLESPIYEHLVEFKNTHHLRSLSQAVEVILDEYFGGEPAFSSTHSVTQPTLTLAERVDRLSANYEFLNQSIFNLQQMLLTLTASSSSSAIASLGNHPSSSKKCNQSPSDCTKDSSSEQLKDLRSGLTGTDLALRLKVCLSTLSRRRSKSSFQSWSRYQDPDDIAWTYSKDARYRPLNLETISQEPIEIIGERDPEQ; this is encoded by the coding sequence ATGGCTACGTCTAAACCCTCTGTTGTTGCTTATCTAGAATCTCCCATATATGAACACTTAGTCGAGTTTAAGAATACACATCATCTGCGATCGCTCTCACAAGCAGTAGAAGTAATTTTAGATGAATATTTTGGAGGCGAACCCGCTTTTTCATCGACCCATTCGGTAACACAACCGACACTGACATTAGCGGAGAGAGTTGATCGCCTGAGTGCAAACTACGAGTTTTTGAATCAGAGTATTTTTAATCTACAACAGATGCTACTTACTTTAACCGCCTCGTCCAGTTCCTCAGCGATTGCAAGCCTGGGTAATCACCCATCTTCTTCAAAAAAGTGTAATCAGTCACCCAGTGATTGCACAAAAGATTCGTCGAGTGAACAATTAAAAGACCTTCGTTCTGGTTTGACGGGCACTGACTTAGCATTACGGTTAAAGGTTTGTTTATCCACCCTCAGTCGGCGAAGATCAAAATCATCTTTTCAAAGCTGGAGTCGATATCAAGACCCAGATGACATTGCATGGACATACTCAAAAGATGCACGTTACCGCCCTCTGAATCTGGAAACTATTTCCCAAGAGCCAATCGAAATAATCGGGGAACGTGACCCAGAACAATGA
- a CDS encoding putative protein (similar to AA sequence:cyanobase_aa:LBDG_57000): MNFTRRSSLSTQLTLPALSIVLTSALFSNAPAHAQNVCPPGTYQQGGGNAGWIGCAPIPGNDPAPSQPSRSSGRWVQSHGALVWGNYPDGKPNFAWTAQYNSQDQATTEAMKICTTKLQNCRHAGSFSNGFLVIVKGDNGSLYQGFAGKRPRAEHNARKACQAAGGKDCKVEYVVDSSPRFYRY; the protein is encoded by the coding sequence ATGAATTTCACCAGACGTTCTTCTCTATCTACACAACTCACTCTGCCTGCTTTGTCGATCGTGCTAACCAGTGCCCTGTTCTCGAATGCACCAGCACACGCGCAGAACGTTTGTCCTCCAGGAACGTATCAGCAAGGTGGAGGCAATGCAGGATGGATTGGCTGTGCCCCAATTCCAGGGAATGACCCGGCTCCAAGCCAACCTTCTCGATCCTCTGGGCGCTGGGTGCAGTCTCATGGGGCACTAGTCTGGGGAAACTATCCGGATGGTAAACCCAATTTTGCTTGGACAGCGCAGTATAACAGTCAAGACCAAGCAACGACCGAGGCAATGAAGATCTGCACAACTAAACTTCAAAATTGTCGTCATGCTGGCTCGTTTAGTAATGGATTTTTGGTGATTGTGAAAGGCGACAACGGTAGTTTATATCAGGGGTTTGCAGGAAAGCGACCACGAGCAGAGCACAATGCTCGTAAAGCCTGTCAAGCGGCTGGAGGAAAAGACTGCAAGGTTGAGTATGTTGTAGATAGCTCGCCCAGATTCTACCGATACTAG
- a CDS encoding XisH protein (similar to AA sequence:cyanobase_aa:PCC8801_0150) yields the protein MAKDKLHDLVEIALAKDGWMNIRSLTLDYAGTDLNLDIIADKLISAEQGDLRIAVEVKSFSNPSVTYDFHQAVGQYLHYRMALNYLGIERTPYLAIPEAIYTNYLTQPFFQDSLTLHRVNLVSVDPLRQEIIRWNPNPR from the coding sequence ATGGCAAAAGATAAATTGCATGACCTTGTTGAAATCGCACTTGCCAAAGACGGGTGGATGAACATTCGATCGCTCACTTTAGATTATGCCGGAACAGACTTAAATTTGGACATCATCGCAGATAAGCTGATCAGTGCTGAACAAGGCGACCTCAGAATTGCGGTAGAGGTAAAAAGTTTCAGCAATCCGAGCGTGACCTATGACTTTCACCAGGCAGTTGGGCAGTATCTCCACTACCGAATGGCGCTCAACTATTTAGGGATTGAGCGCACCCCTTATCTAGCAATTCCTGAAGCAATTTATACAAATTATTTAACGCAGCCTTTCTTCCAAGACAGCCTGACCCTCCACCGCGTTAACCTAGTGAGTGTCGATCCTTTACGCCAGGAGATTATTCGATGGAATCCCAATCCTCGGTGA
- a CDS encoding IS1 transposase (similar to AA sequence:cyanobase_aa:LBDG_57440), with translation MESPPPIAMVVKVEAAEMDEMWSFVQSKKQQRWLWHAIDHRTGVVLAYVLAPHEDAALKHLQQLLAPFAIERFYTDSWGAYLRLLDSQKHTVGKTNTQRIERKHLTLRTRIKRLARKTICFSKSTWLHDVVIGLFINRYEFGRSV, from the coding sequence ATGGAAAGTCCGCCACCGATCGCGATGGTGGTCAAAGTTGAAGCAGCAGAAATGGATGAGATGTGGAGCTTTGTGCAATCCAAAAAACAGCAACGTTGGTTGTGGCACGCAATTGATCATCGTACAGGTGTTGTCCTCGCTTATGTTCTCGCTCCGCATGAAGATGCAGCCCTCAAGCACCTTCAGCAACTGCTTGCCCCGTTTGCCATCGAGCGGTTCTACACTGATAGTTGGGGGGCTTACTTGCGATTGTTAGACTCCCAAAAACACACGGTTGGTAAGACAAACACACAACGCATTGAGCGCAAGCACTTAACCCTTCGCACTCGCATCAAGCGATTAGCTCGAAAAACCATCTGCTTTTCTAAATCCACTTGGTTGCACGATGTAGTGATTGGATTGTTCATCAACCGCTATGAATTTGGGCGGTCGGTCTGA
- a CDS encoding hypothetical protein (hypothetical protein LYNGBM3L_28780;~similar to AA sequence:cyanobase_aa:LBDG_49540) produces the protein MFSKVFSLKSISTFLALSTLTVTFAIANANVATAQTREQSVDSVTDWLFGNLHPQLNRRKLRSDEYQYIREWNAIRAVINQGGLQYQRANPNHRACDIPDWYYSNQDEALRERLADAVFYSRYPERKGRPIAPDERGAMRVWLKLKNSMYVAYC, from the coding sequence ATGTTCAGCAAAGTATTCTCACTCAAATCTATCTCGACGTTTCTTGCTTTAAGCACCTTGACGGTTACATTCGCGATCGCAAATGCAAACGTTGCAACGGCTCAAACTCGCGAACAATCTGTTGATAGTGTGACCGATTGGTTGTTTGGTAATTTGCATCCACAACTCAACCGCCGGAAGCTGAGATCGGATGAGTATCAGTATATTCGGGAGTGGAATGCGATTCGTGCTGTGATCAATCAGGGTGGACTACAGTACCAAAGAGCAAATCCAAATCATCGAGCCTGCGATATTCCAGATTGGTACTATTCAAACCAGGATGAGGCTTTGAGAGAACGTCTTGCGGACGCTGTTTTTTATAGTCGCTATCCTGAACGAAAAGGAAGACCGATCGCACCAGATGAGCGAGGCGCAATGCGAGTATGGCTGAAGTTGAAAAACTCGATGTACGTTGCGTATTGCTAG
- a CDS encoding peptidase-like protein (similar to AA sequence:cyanobase_aa:Tery_3497) produces MNNRITKNKIVAAFVASLILGAQFPLLAQTNRTNPSVNPEQSASQSEATRLSKQANQLSQQGKFREAIPLLEQALKLQEASLGKDHPEIGILLNELALLYTNQGQYAKAAPLYQRSLQIHEAYFGSNHPKIVTVLNNFAMLYHYQGQYAASEPLYLRALTIRETAFGKEHLSLATPLGNLAELYRVQGQYAKALPYYQRSLRIQETALGKNHLSLATVLNNLGVFSLQQGQYSQAESLFVRALNIQETNLRPDHPAIAQSLSNLATALLYQGRYAASEPLFIRALTIQETVLGKTHPDVAVALHNLAGMYQEQGKYAASEPLYLRALSIREQALGQNHPDVAATLTALAVLYRNQKQPAKAESSYLRAIRINETIFGKDHPDVASSLQHLATLYRDRKDYAASEPLYLRALSIREARLGATHPDVGSTLNTLALLYQEQKLFSKAEPLLLRALSIYEARLGKEHSRIATVLHNLANLYALQKQPDKAEPLFHRALKMSEATLGETHPDTITTMRTLAVFYGALGNSARAQEFIDRAIRAEQRSQANVR; encoded by the coding sequence ATGAACAATCGAATTACAAAGAACAAAATTGTTGCAGCATTTGTCGCAAGCTTAATCCTTGGAGCGCAGTTCCCATTATTAGCACAGACTAATCGCACTAATCCTTCGGTGAACCCAGAGCAAAGTGCCTCACAATCCGAAGCAACACGTCTCTCAAAGCAAGCAAATCAATTGTCACAACAAGGCAAATTTCGAGAAGCGATTCCTCTGCTTGAACAAGCTCTCAAACTCCAAGAAGCCTCCCTTGGAAAAGACCATCCGGAGATTGGGATACTTCTGAACGAGCTAGCCTTGCTCTATACTAATCAAGGGCAGTATGCAAAAGCAGCACCCCTCTACCAGCGATCGCTACAGATTCATGAAGCGTATTTTGGCTCAAATCATCCCAAAATTGTCACGGTCTTGAACAATTTTGCTATGCTCTATCACTATCAAGGGCAGTATGCTGCATCAGAGCCACTTTATCTTCGTGCCTTAACCATTCGAGAAACTGCATTCGGCAAAGAGCATCTTTCACTGGCAACTCCTCTGGGCAATCTAGCAGAATTATACCGAGTTCAAGGACAATACGCGAAAGCACTGCCTTACTATCAGCGATCTCTGCGGATTCAAGAAACAGCACTGGGTAAAAACCATTTAAGCCTTGCGACCGTTCTCAACAATCTAGGCGTTTTTTCACTTCAGCAAGGACAATACTCTCAAGCAGAATCCCTGTTTGTCCGTGCCCTCAATATTCAAGAAACAAATTTAAGACCGGATCACCCTGCGATCGCGCAGAGTTTAAGCAATCTAGCGACTGCTCTCTTGTATCAGGGACGATACGCTGCATCAGAACCCCTGTTTATCCGCGCCCTTACCATTCAAGAAACCGTACTCGGCAAAACTCATCCTGATGTTGCTGTGGCTTTGCACAATCTAGCAGGAATGTATCAGGAGCAAGGAAAGTATGCTGCATCAGAACCGCTTTATCTGCGTGCACTCAGCATTCGGGAACAAGCGCTAGGACAAAATCATCCCGATGTTGCTGCTACGCTCACCGCTTTAGCAGTGCTGTATCGCAATCAGAAGCAACCTGCTAAAGCAGAATCATCTTATTTGCGTGCCATCCGAATCAATGAAACGATTTTTGGCAAAGATCATCCCGATGTTGCGTCGAGCCTTCAGCATCTCGCAACTTTGTACCGCGATCGCAAAGATTATGCTGCATCAGAGCCGCTTTATTTACGGGCATTGAGCATTCGTGAAGCTCGACTCGGAGCAACTCATCCCGATGTCGGCAGTACGCTCAATACGCTGGCATTGCTGTATCAAGAACAGAAATTGTTTTCTAAAGCAGAACCCCTGCTGCTGCGAGCACTGAGCATCTATGAAGCTCGATTGGGTAAAGAACATTCTAGAATTGCAACCGTTCTGCATAATTTAGCAAATCTATATGCTCTCCAGAAACAACCCGATAAAGCAGAACCTCTGTTTCATCGGGCACTCAAGATGTCTGAAGCAACGTTAGGAGAAACTCACCCTGACACAATTACCACAATGAGAACACTGGCTGTTTTCTACGGAGCGCTGGGAAATTCTGCTAGAGCGCAGGAATTTATCGATCGCGCCATACGCGCAGAACAGAGGTCTCAAGCCAATGTTCGTTAA
- a CDS encoding putative protein (similar to AA sequence:cyanobase_aa:LBDG_57000), with protein sequence MLFSGPSQKGRGAILFQGTGMPATTEIREIQPTLTFKGAKPVPINAALIPYGKNSGILVLTDMVGMMRHANAENEVTLQLDGKEVFRASMTGFMKARSAMLKCMKAE encoded by the coding sequence GTGTTGTTCTCTGGTCCGAGTCAGAAGGGCAGAGGTGCAATCCTATTTCAAGGGACTGGAATGCCTGCAACGACTGAAATTAGAGAGATTCAACCCACTCTCACATTCAAGGGAGCTAAACCTGTACCCATCAATGCGGCACTCATACCCTACGGCAAAAACTCTGGAATTCTGGTCTTAACTGACATGGTGGGGATGATGCGTCATGCGAATGCAGAGAATGAAGTCACACTGCAACTTGATGGCAAAGAGGTTTTTCGTGCCAGTATGACTGGATTTATGAAAGCACGAAGCGCCATGCTTAAATGTATGAAGGCTGAATAG